From the Prunus dulcis chromosome 4, ALMONDv2, whole genome shotgun sequence genome, one window contains:
- the LOC117625426 gene encoding uncharacterized protein LOC117625426 yields MGELQDMFKKFMGQQMQTNQNLQNAVNKLEVQVGQIASSMSNRASGTFPSQTEVNPRHQEHAKAIHILRSGKQVDNKVGDANEEQEDGENVEIIQPPHGQPTASNKQSINAPGKSTGPKVSSNANQVPISTNAFRPIAPFPSRLSKSKKDQGLDEIMETFKKVQINIPLLNAIAQIPKYAKFLKDLCTNKRRFKEHEQVALSEEVSAVLQRKLPPKLKDPGSFSIPCIVGDFKIPKALLDLGASINLMPYHVYEKLNLGELQATTVSIQLADRTIRYPKGILEDVVVNVEGLILPADFLVLEMEEAPIPDNELPLIFGRTFMATAKTKIDVEQGTLTMTVNGETVAFKVFDALKPNVVQDCFQIEVFGNPGKERFDGLPYSVESCLLKRGDKEEQKWKRS; encoded by the coding sequence ATGGGAGAATTGCAAGACATGTTCAAGAAGTTCATGGGGCAACAAATGCAAACCAATCAGAACCTTCAAAATGCAGTGAACAAACTAGAAGTGCAAGTTGGGCAGATTGCATCCTCCATGAGCAATAGAGCATCCGGAACTTTTCCAAGCCAAACGGAGGTGAATCCAAGGCATCAAGAGCATGCTAAAGCAATACACATCTTGAGAAGTGGTAAACAAGTTGATAATAAGGTTGGAGATGCCAATGAAGAGCAAGAAGATGGAGAAAACGTGGAGATCATTCAGCCACCACATGGGCAGCCCACAGCTTCCAACAAACAGTCCATCAATGCTCCTGGAAAGAGCACAGGCCCTAAGGTATCATCAAATGCTAATCAAgttccaatttcaactaatgCTTTTAGGCCTATTGCACCCTTTCCCAGCAGGTTATCAAAGTCAAAGAAAGATCAAGGCTTGGATGAGATAATGGAAACATTCAAGAAGGTGCAAATCAACATCCCATTGCTCAATGCTATtgctcagattccaaagtaTGCAAAATTTTTGAAGGATCTATGCACTAACAAGAGGAGATTCAAAGAGCATGAACAAGTTGCATTGAGTGAAGAGGTAAGTGCAGTCTTACAAAGAAAGCTACCTCCAAAGCTAAAGGATCCAGGTTCGTTTTCTATACCTTGCATTGTTGGTGATTTCAAGATTCCAAAAGCTTTGCTTGATCTCGGTGCATCCATTAACCTTATGCCATATCATGTTTATGAGAAACTTAACCTTGGTGAGTTGCAAGCCACAACTGTGAGCATTCAATTGGCAGATAGAACTATTCGGTACCCCAAGGGCATTCTAGAAGACGTTGTGGTGAATGTAGAAGGTTTAATCTTGCCAGCTGATTTCTTAGTCTTGGAGATGGAAGAAGCACCAATTCCTGACAATGAATTGCCCCTTATCTTTGGCCGAACCTTCATGGCTACTGCTAAGACCAAGATTGATGTAGAGCAAGGCACTCTCACCATGACCGTTAATGGAGAAACTGTCGCCTTCAAAGTGTTTGATGCCCTGAAGCCAAATGTTGTACAAGattgttttcaaattgaagTATTTGGTAATCCAGGGAAAGAGAGATTTGATGGCCTTCCTTATTCAGTAGAATCATGCTTGCTGAAAAGAGGAGACAAGGAGGAgcagaaatggaaaagaaGTTGA